In Halobacteriovorax marinus SJ, the following proteins share a genomic window:
- a CDS encoding ATP-binding protein: MKKIRLISSIVILAVVGLSIYLTVSSLNATLTQSEREKIILLPSYTYQFEVHEEVKSCSEDCHSQLLNSKWKKIEKDFIPKDRENIFKLSIQLLPEINLIERPLAILFSYLDVEEVAIWSKDGHLGDFRGGAGVKEFIKSPLKLTAKDKTLEYIFVTKGADKNLYLFNTLIFLGESSALTNIFFHTEREKVTTPLLYIMLSFTFVIIFLLFQFLSKKEELYWKKGILALFSSLSIFLTSYLSLEFIDHSYVYYYFILLRLSWSLVFICVFADIAKIHTKNTIRNIYILHGLFFFIVTIIQLMPNPEGHSFKIVNSFFLIFPVLISLYIVGSKLRKSISGQKKGVYLTYIMTILFTLLIFSLIIVTLQDFTKLYYYDFFVLIFLAINSILEFRLNEKTIEKQREQLIASAQDKAISFTAKSMAHDLRKPLSQISSILENIETYQKSPELLKKISKQINANISHSEMMLSSLLDFSKEGAIELSTHSSQQIIEEAIDLIAIENKSVEISIENDSKSSLNCNAPRIIRVIANIIQNALEIESTSKIFIHISDIGKKTRFEITNIGSYIEKENREKIFNNFYSKGKPNGTGLGLASCKKTIQLHGNNIWVDSNKENNSTSFFFELDSDLNKEIENKTDEVPKTYSSDQRIDIITCNDDLLTNLNLKTTFEIAIKENFSDLNYSLHSYTSGEELLKNIDKHSNSLLLCDYNLNLQGGKLNGLEVLEIIKESGRKFDDYLMTNWEFDSDINVRTLSARFLKEDCISLIESHLFFLDQRNH; the protein is encoded by the coding sequence ATGAAGAAAATTAGACTCATCTCATCTATTGTGATTTTAGCAGTAGTCGGGCTTAGCATTTATTTAACAGTCTCAAGTTTGAACGCAACACTTACTCAAAGCGAGAGAGAGAAAATCATTCTTCTTCCAAGCTATACCTATCAATTTGAGGTTCATGAAGAAGTAAAGAGTTGCAGCGAAGATTGCCATTCACAACTTCTTAATTCTAAGTGGAAGAAGATAGAAAAAGACTTTATTCCAAAAGACAGAGAGAATATATTTAAATTATCTATCCAGCTCTTACCTGAAATTAATCTTATAGAAAGACCCCTTGCCATACTCTTTAGCTATCTCGATGTTGAAGAGGTCGCCATTTGGTCCAAAGATGGACATCTCGGGGACTTTAGAGGCGGAGCAGGAGTCAAAGAATTCATAAAATCCCCTTTAAAGCTAACAGCGAAAGATAAGACATTAGAGTATATTTTCGTTACCAAGGGAGCGGACAAGAACCTCTACCTTTTTAACACTCTTATTTTCCTTGGTGAATCAAGCGCGCTTACAAATATTTTCTTTCATACAGAGAGAGAGAAGGTTACAACTCCTCTACTCTATATAATGCTTAGCTTTACCTTTGTTATTATTTTTCTTCTCTTTCAATTTCTCTCTAAAAAAGAAGAGCTCTATTGGAAAAAAGGAATTTTAGCCCTCTTTTCAAGCCTAAGTATCTTTTTAACCAGTTACTTATCACTCGAATTTATTGATCATAGTTATGTCTATTACTACTTCATACTTTTAAGACTTTCTTGGTCGCTTGTATTTATCTGTGTATTTGCAGATATTGCTAAAATACATACTAAGAACACTATAAGAAATATCTACATCCTTCATGGTCTCTTTTTCTTTATTGTCACAATTATTCAATTAATGCCTAATCCAGAAGGTCACTCATTTAAAATTGTAAATTCATTCTTTCTTATATTCCCTGTTCTCATTTCCCTTTACATCGTTGGAAGTAAACTTAGAAAATCAATCTCTGGACAAAAGAAAGGTGTCTATCTCACTTATATAATGACGATACTATTCACTCTTCTCATTTTTTCTCTCATCATTGTAACTCTCCAAGATTTCACTAAACTTTATTACTACGATTTCTTTGTACTTATTTTCTTAGCAATTAATAGCATCTTAGAGTTTAGACTTAATGAAAAGACCATAGAAAAGCAAAGAGAGCAGCTAATAGCCTCTGCTCAAGATAAGGCCATTAGTTTTACAGCAAAGTCTATGGCCCACGATCTTAGAAAGCCTCTTTCTCAAATCTCTTCTATTTTAGAAAATATTGAAACTTATCAAAAAAGCCCTGAGCTTTTAAAGAAGATTTCAAAACAAATTAACGCTAATATATCTCATTCTGAAATGATGCTCTCGAGCTTACTTGATTTCTCTAAGGAAGGTGCCATTGAATTAAGCACACATAGTTCTCAACAAATTATTGAAGAGGCCATAGACCTAATAGCGATTGAAAATAAGAGTGTTGAAATCAGTATAGAAAATGATTCAAAGAGCAGCTTAAACTGTAACGCTCCAAGAATAATTAGAGTCATCGCAAATATCATACAAAATGCACTAGAAATTGAGAGTACTTCAAAGATCTTCATTCATATTTCTGACATAGGAAAGAAGACTAGGTTTGAAATTACAAATATTGGATCCTATATTGAAAAAGAAAATAGAGAAAAGATATTCAATAATTTCTACTCAAAAGGAAAACCTAATGGAACAGGGCTAGGTTTAGCAAGCTGTAAGAAAACAATACAACTTCACGGAAATAATATTTGGGTTGATTCCAACAAAGAAAATAACTCAACATCTTTTTTCTTTGAATTAGACTCAGATCTAAACAAAGAAATAGAAAATAAGACTGATGAAGTCCCTAAAACTTACTCATCAGATCAAAGAATTGATATTATTACTTGCAATGATGACCTTTTAACAAATTTAAATTTGAAGACAACTTTCGAAATCGCAATAAAAGAGAACTTCTCAGATTTAAACTATTCACTTCACTCTTACACTAGTGGCGAAGAGCTACTCAAAAATATTGATAAGCACTCGAACTCTCTTCTACTATGTGACTATAATTTAAATCTTCAGGGAGGAAAGTTGAATGGACTAGAGGTACTTGAAATAATCAAGGAGTCAGGAAGAAAGTTTGATGATTATCTTATGACTAATTGGGAATTTGATAGTGATATTAATGTGCGAACATTGAGTGCTAGATTTCTAAAAGAGGATTGCATAAGTCTTATAGAATCACACCTTTTCTTTTTAGATCAAAGAAATCATTAA